Proteins from a genomic interval of Pseudodesulfovibrio nedwellii:
- the amrA gene encoding AmmeMemoRadiSam system protein A produces the protein MSNFRFDLTEEEKSYLKELVVQSISSGLNPNGETDGPTEPPTDTLKEQLGAFVTLKLGGQLRGCIGNVQGSGELYRTVWSMAHSAAFEDPRFPPVTSHEFDALDYEISILSPVEICPNPKLVEIGRHGLIMSSGRRSGLLLPQVPVEWDWDRETFLAQTCVKAGLPQNAWKDENTTLFWFEAVVF, from the coding sequence ATGTCCAACTTCCGCTTTGACCTGACTGAAGAAGAAAAAAGCTATCTCAAAGAACTTGTTGTTCAGTCCATTTCTTCCGGCCTCAACCCGAATGGGGAAACCGACGGTCCGACAGAACCGCCAACCGACACCCTCAAGGAACAATTGGGAGCCTTTGTCACGCTCAAACTTGGTGGCCAACTACGCGGATGCATCGGCAATGTTCAAGGCAGCGGAGAACTGTATCGAACCGTCTGGAGCATGGCCCATAGCGCGGCCTTTGAAGACCCTCGATTCCCACCTGTAACCAGCCATGAATTCGACGCCCTCGATTATGAAATATCCATCCTGAGTCCCGTCGAAATATGCCCCAACCCCAAATTAGTGGAAATTGGTCGACACGGATTAATCATGTCCAGCGGAAGGCGGTCCGGCCTGCTCCTGCCTCAGGTTCCCGTAGAATGGGACTGGGATCGGGAAACATTCCTAGCCCAAACCTGCGTCAAAGCAGGATTACCACAAAACGCCTGGAAGGACGAAAATACAACACTTTTTTGGTTTGAAGCTGTCGTCTTCTAA
- a CDS encoding multiheme c-type cytochrome — MRRASVLFISMTFFAMLLVGCTTGEPVFDVKKITSQPKNFVGSETCKTCHLEHYDSWKVTNHSRMAQDVTVNADAFIVDINLDNIKADFKLLEDKGKLKLPLNDIYFPNKEDIKYTIGNEWKQRYIIEKNGILYISPIQFNTETGRWVNYHEKDWEKRPWLLKCGGCHTTGTKLDLEYPANSTFTEPGVGCEACHGAGSWHVALPKTAVFEKRETILNPAKMPRGTSVQVCGSCHNRGKSTMAKGSSWPVGYTPGKALEPYYTSTSYAAGDKKHMYPNEFSKGHHQQYIDWLKSEHRREGVTCTSCHSVHQLGMPSTRFQTKAAGSASCLGCHKQQNSNMAHAIHSFANCVGCHMPRIAKSAESSDIHSHVFKTLLPSGTLENPEIPNSCQNCHHHKDANLAELQKQFELLASMPKPEGKVVESVNAYK, encoded by the coding sequence ATGCGAAGAGCAAGTGTTTTATTCATCAGCATGACGTTCTTTGCCATGCTACTGGTCGGATGCACAACCGGTGAACCGGTCTTCGATGTAAAAAAAATTACGTCACAGCCCAAGAATTTCGTTGGTTCGGAAACCTGCAAAACGTGCCACCTTGAGCACTACGATTCATGGAAGGTCACCAATCATAGCCGCATGGCTCAGGATGTCACAGTCAACGCCGACGCCTTTATCGTGGATATCAATCTGGATAATATCAAAGCAGACTTCAAACTGCTCGAAGACAAGGGTAAACTCAAACTGCCTCTGAATGACATCTACTTCCCGAACAAAGAAGACATCAAGTACACTATCGGCAACGAATGGAAGCAACGTTACATTATCGAAAAAAATGGCATTCTCTATATTTCACCCATCCAATTCAACACCGAGACCGGACGTTGGGTCAACTACCACGAAAAAGACTGGGAAAAACGTCCTTGGCTGCTCAAATGCGGAGGCTGTCATACTACCGGCACCAAACTCGACCTGGAATATCCTGCCAACAGCACCTTCACCGAACCGGGTGTTGGCTGTGAGGCCTGTCATGGAGCCGGCTCCTGGCATGTTGCGCTGCCAAAAACAGCTGTGTTCGAAAAACGTGAGACCATTCTCAACCCGGCCAAAATGCCTCGCGGCACTTCGGTGCAGGTCTGCGGAAGCTGTCACAACCGAGGCAAATCCACCATGGCCAAAGGTTCAAGCTGGCCCGTGGGCTACACTCCTGGCAAGGCTCTGGAGCCGTATTATACATCCACATCATACGCTGCGGGCGACAAGAAACACATGTACCCCAACGAATTCTCCAAAGGCCACCACCAGCAGTACATCGATTGGCTCAAGTCAGAACACCGCCGTGAAGGTGTGACCTGCACATCCTGCCATTCCGTACACCAACTCGGCATGCCCTCAACCCGCTTCCAAACCAAGGCCGCAGGGTCGGCTTCCTGTCTGGGCTGTCATAAACAACAGAACAGCAACATGGCACATGCCATCCACTCATTCGCCAACTGTGTGGGATGTCATATGCCTCGTATCGCCAAAAGTGCAGAATCCAGCGATATTCACAGCCACGTCTTCAAGACGTTGCTCCCGTCAGGAACTCTAGAAAATCCCGAAATCCCGAACTCCTGTCAGAATTGTCACCACCACAAGGATGCCAATCTGGCCGAACTGCAAAAGCAATTTGAGTTGTTGGCTTCAATGCCCAAACCCGAGGGCAAGGTTGTGGAGTCTGTGAACGCCTACAAATAG
- a CDS encoding formate dehydrogenase subunit gamma: protein MRLKRFTPVQKAFHAMLMLSFLVQAVTGTARMYIETNWGRTLAHPFGGYEQCLIVHKYVGLFMLFLFVCHLAYVLFVVMSKKVHSDDGLWLQKKDVREFFTHLRWMFGGEAPRFERWGYWEKFDYWAVFWGMIILGVTGLMLYAPLETSRHFKGWSLNVALWVHRIEACLAMLHIFVIHFAIAHLRRHNFPMDRAMFCGDTDLESASEERPAWLARLRTNNELNEKAIDDVSSIQVVVTYAVGLGAVALGISLVIGGLMNAGLVNW, encoded by the coding sequence ATGAGACTCAAACGATTCACCCCAGTCCAAAAGGCGTTTCACGCCATGTTGATGCTGTCATTCCTGGTGCAAGCCGTTACCGGCACGGCCAGAATGTACATTGAAACCAACTGGGGCAGGACTTTGGCCCACCCCTTTGGCGGCTATGAGCAATGCCTGATTGTCCACAAATACGTTGGACTGTTCATGCTCTTCCTCTTCGTCTGCCATCTGGCGTATGTGTTGTTCGTCGTCATGTCCAAAAAAGTCCACAGCGACGACGGTCTATGGTTACAAAAAAAAGACGTACGAGAGTTCTTCACCCACCTGCGCTGGATGTTCGGCGGCGAGGCACCTCGTTTCGAACGTTGGGGATATTGGGAGAAATTCGACTACTGGGCCGTCTTCTGGGGTATGATAATCCTCGGCGTCACAGGGCTCATGCTCTATGCACCTCTTGAGACCTCCCGCCACTTCAAGGGTTGGTCCCTGAATGTGGCCTTATGGGTACACCGTATCGAGGCCTGTCTGGCCATGTTGCATATCTTCGTCATCCACTTTGCCATCGCTCATTTACGAAGGCATAATTTCCCCATGGATCGCGCTATGTTCTGTGGAGACACGGACCTTGAATCTGCAAGCGAAGAACGCCCGGCATGGTTGGCACGACTCAGGACAAATAATGAGTTGAACGAAAAGGCCATTGACGATGTCTCCTCCATCCAAGTGGTCGTAACGTATGCGGTAGGCCTCGGCGCAGTTGCCCTCGGCATCTCCCTCGTCATAGGAGGGCTTATGAACGCCGGACTTGTCAATTGGTAG
- a CDS encoding flagellar brake protein, whose product MTKKIITPENNTLAPADAKVVVIPGVKMSISLGKEVVIRIPGTEQSYRGKIVGFDPYEYVIANVRLPSRIRQELAFGGQIVLKYIHKGTVYGFKTTVHNAITSPTSLIFFDYPSTIEKIELRRKERARCSIDGALHSSDGAHDCLVVNVSETGCKISARAGNRDTISTTQVDDTLFVVMNLGADGTLKLPIVVRNMKREKGILTLGAMFLDITKEEEKRIVKYLARVQRHTR is encoded by the coding sequence ATGACCAAAAAAATCATCACCCCCGAGAACAACACCCTTGCGCCAGCCGACGCCAAGGTTGTGGTCATTCCCGGCGTCAAGATGAGCATCTCTTTGGGAAAAGAGGTTGTGATCCGAATTCCGGGAACCGAACAATCATATCGAGGCAAGATCGTGGGTTTCGATCCCTACGAATATGTGATTGCCAATGTCCGCTTACCCTCCCGCATCCGCCAAGAACTCGCCTTCGGCGGCCAAATCGTGCTGAAATACATCCACAAAGGTACGGTTTACGGCTTCAAGACGACGGTGCACAACGCCATCACTTCGCCAACGTCCCTCATCTTCTTCGACTACCCCAGCACCATCGAAAAAATCGAACTGAGGCGCAAGGAACGCGCCAGGTGCAGCATTGACGGCGCATTGCATTCTTCGGATGGAGCGCATGATTGTCTGGTCGTCAATGTCAGCGAGACCGGATGCAAGATTTCGGCGCGGGCCGGGAATCGGGATACGATATCCACAACACAGGTGGACGACACCCTGTTCGTTGTCATGAATCTTGGAGCGGACGGCACTCTCAAACTCCCTATAGTGGTGCGAAATATGAAACGGGAAAAGGGCATCCTCACCCTTGGTGCGATGTTCTTGGACATCACCAAAGAGGAAGAAAAGCGCATCGTGAAATACTTGGCCAGGGTTCAAAGACACACTCGCTAA
- a CDS encoding cysteine-rich small domain-containing protein, with protein sequence MKNSYRFFNNSECKYFPCHKTSRPEKFNCLFCYCPLYFFEECGGNYRRSESGVKDCTTCLIPHTYEGYDYIVGKLKERFVEIRSECSPKE encoded by the coding sequence ATGAAAAATAGTTATAGATTCTTCAACAACTCGGAATGTAAGTATTTCCCTTGTCATAAGACGAGCAGACCGGAAAAGTTCAATTGCCTTTTTTGCTATTGTCCGCTGTATTTTTTTGAAGAGTGTGGTGGGAATTACCGACGGTCTGAAAGCGGCGTAAAGGATTGCACCACCTGTCTGATTCCGCATACATATGAAGGGTACGATTATATTGTTGGCAAACTGAAAGAGCGGTTTGTCGAGATTCGGAGCGAATGCTCACCAAAGGAATAA
- a CDS encoding secondary thiamine-phosphate synthase enzyme YjbQ, which produces MEILRVQTHDHEEMVDITTAVRKVIHENGWSDGALMLYCPHTTGAITINEGADPDVVRDILVNMRKLVPHHGDYHHAEGNSDAHIKSSLFGCDQLVIVEGGNIQLGTWQKIYFCEFDGPRTRKLWVKWLAGA; this is translated from the coding sequence GTGGAAATCTTGCGTGTTCAAACTCATGACCATGAAGAAATGGTGGATATCACCACCGCCGTTCGTAAAGTCATTCATGAAAACGGATGGTCTGATGGCGCACTCATGCTCTATTGTCCGCATACCACAGGGGCTATTACCATCAATGAAGGTGCAGACCCGGACGTAGTGCGCGATATCCTTGTGAATATGCGCAAACTCGTGCCGCATCATGGAGATTATCATCATGCCGAGGGCAATTCCGATGCTCACATCAAGTCTTCCCTGTTTGGGTGCGATCAGCTCGTCATTGTCGAGGGTGGTAACATCCAGCTTGGGACATGGCAGAAGATTTACTTTTGCGAGTTCGACGGGCCACGAACACGCAAATTGTGGGTTAAGTGGTTAGCGGGAGCGTGA
- a CDS encoding HD-GYP domain-containing protein — translation MIKKIPINELKQGMEVVELSSEMWKHLPYLYAHPGIISSVEEVARIKAEGYQQVFVKTENSDGQSDEERLDHLIRQREETPLSTPRTPFSEAIKTASVTYESAMTYAMRIVNDAKLGRKIDYDTAVETASAIVDSAVSNPDTLVCLSKLSSFDNYTYTHCINVAAIAVVFGEFIGMSRDDLILLGTAGMMHDLGKTTVPSRIVNKPGRLTKFECEEMKRHPVYGRTILSKNRAIPSKVLVAVRAHHEKFNGTGYPDGLTRKDIPAFARILCLADIYDALTSDRCYKHAILPNKALGIMYGMRDQDFDPTEIQLFIKCLGIFPSGSFVRLNTGNYALVFESNAQQPLYPKIKVIMDKQMRPIKAWDIDLSTQNPEAPDSVEITECADPSDYRQNLMEFMLPQ, via the coding sequence ATGATAAAAAAAATTCCAATCAACGAACTGAAACAGGGAATGGAGGTAGTGGAGCTTTCTTCGGAAATGTGGAAGCACCTGCCGTATCTGTATGCTCATCCGGGGATCATCTCATCCGTGGAAGAAGTCGCTCGTATCAAGGCTGAAGGGTATCAACAGGTTTTCGTCAAAACCGAAAATTCCGACGGCCAATCTGACGAGGAACGGCTCGACCACCTTATTCGCCAGCGCGAAGAGACGCCTTTAAGCACGCCGCGCACACCCTTTTCAGAAGCTATCAAGACCGCCAGCGTCACCTATGAAAGTGCCATGACCTACGCCATGCGGATCGTCAACGATGCAAAATTGGGCCGAAAAATTGATTATGACACAGCCGTGGAAACCGCCAGCGCCATTGTGGACTCAGCCGTCAGCAACCCGGACACGTTGGTCTGCCTGTCAAAACTGTCTTCCTTTGACAATTATACTTACACCCACTGCATAAACGTGGCCGCCATCGCCGTGGTCTTCGGTGAATTCATCGGCATGTCCCGCGATGACCTCATCCTGCTCGGTACCGCAGGCATGATGCATGATCTAGGCAAGACAACCGTTCCAAGTCGGATCGTCAACAAACCCGGCAGACTCACCAAATTTGAATGTGAAGAGATGAAACGGCACCCTGTGTATGGACGCACGATTCTGAGCAAAAACAGAGCAATTCCATCCAAGGTGCTCGTCGCGGTCCGGGCGCACCACGAAAAATTCAACGGCACCGGATATCCAGACGGATTAACACGCAAAGACATCCCGGCCTTTGCCCGCATCCTGTGTCTGGCCGACATTTACGATGCTCTGACCAGTGACCGCTGTTACAAACACGCCATCCTGCCCAACAAAGCCTTGGGAATCATGTATGGCATGCGTGACCAGGATTTCGACCCTACGGAAATCCAATTGTTCATCAAATGTCTGGGGATATTCCCATCTGGAAGCTTTGTCCGTTTGAATACCGGCAATTATGCGCTGGTCTTCGAATCCAATGCGCAACAACCGCTTTACCCAAAAATCAAGGTCATCATGGACAAACAAATGCGCCCTATTAAAGCTTGGGACATTGACCTCTCGACCCAAAACCCCGAAGCTCCCGACTCCGTAGAAATCACCGAATGTGCCGACCCCTCAGATTATCGTCAAAATCTCATGGAATTCATGCTGCCTCAATGA
- a CDS encoding M15 family metallopeptidase, whose product MFRFLIKGLWLSVVSLAVLFGCAPVVFDSSLSSDEAIYTNQPPDVIASIQERLVVVPVRYYGPDGVVHQGQVVVHKALEGDIRLIFERIKRSRFPVESVLPIAHPLIQKKALYGLSPDTNNTSAYVWRPIVDSRHLSKHAFGLAVDINPRKNPYIKGDLILPPGATYDPSDPETLLPDSPVVKAFKKQGWEWGGDWTGEKVDYMHFQKVPPNLEEWIESYHSE is encoded by the coding sequence GTGTTTCGATTTTTGATAAAAGGGCTATGGCTGTCGGTCGTCAGTCTTGCTGTGCTTTTTGGGTGTGCTCCTGTTGTTTTTGACAGCAGTCTTTCCAGTGATGAGGCCATTTACACGAATCAGCCTCCCGATGTCATTGCATCCATTCAGGAGCGACTTGTTGTTGTCCCGGTCCGATATTATGGTCCGGACGGAGTTGTGCATCAGGGGCAGGTTGTCGTCCACAAGGCTCTTGAGGGTGACATCCGCTTGATATTTGAAAGAATTAAAAGAAGTCGTTTTCCTGTTGAATCCGTACTCCCTATCGCCCATCCTTTGATACAGAAAAAGGCCTTATATGGGCTATCTCCTGATACCAATAACACGTCGGCTTATGTGTGGAGACCAATCGTTGATTCCAGACATCTCTCCAAGCATGCCTTTGGATTGGCTGTTGATATCAATCCTCGAAAGAATCCCTATATCAAGGGCGATTTGATTCTTCCTCCGGGGGCGACATATGATCCTTCAGATCCTGAAACCCTTTTGCCGGACTCGCCGGTTGTGAAAGCCTTTAAGAAACAGGGTTGGGAATGGGGAGGTGATTGGACTGGAGAAAAGGTTGATTACATGCATTTTCAGAAGGTTCCACCGAATTTGGAGGAATGGATTGAATCGTATCACAGCGAGTAA
- a CDS encoding sensor domain-containing diguanylate cyclase, with product MRQFLVPDSVGGRIRLYSTLMVGVPLLFAAVVLIVFVRASILENVEKGLLEQAVSHKIVIEEWYQEQERNIQFLAELDVVRHGQVEKINPILEHFDKTHPDISAVVMAGADGKTVGASSTKIMVDVSDREYFIKARAGEAFVTNVLIGRTSGKPIIIFSHPVKRLDGSFGGVVFLASRLTAIDDLMNNLRFGETGETYLLNREGYMLTESRYQGELRRQGRIQTTAIMTIKNNSDVLRTGLIGKQPTKPYRDYRGVKVLGASQWTKDGTWLIVSEIGYSEAIGPLYPFLWTIIGGFFISIAILSPVFLRLARSITQPLARISEISLRMTRGEYDQTCFDVFPYSPPQEIDNLVEAFCAMQAKVDETVQELETSAVTDQLTGLPNRRFLMKEGARLVDIAIRAKQPCTLFMMDIDHFKNINDTYGHAVGDIVLKQIAQAFQDVIRSSDIVARYGGEEFAVVAPGSDLESSQVLAERLRQEVAAHIYNTDELPLACTISIGIAHYAWDIRFGVDAYEDMLARADKALYQAKDKGRNRVEINRESEG from the coding sequence ATGCGACAGTTTCTTGTGCCGGATTCCGTGGGTGGTCGAATCAGGCTGTATTCTACGCTTATGGTCGGTGTACCTTTGCTTTTTGCTGCAGTTGTTCTCATCGTTTTTGTGCGGGCATCCATTCTGGAAAATGTCGAGAAGGGACTTCTTGAACAAGCCGTATCCCACAAGATTGTCATCGAGGAATGGTATCAGGAGCAGGAAAGAAATATACAATTCTTGGCTGAATTGGATGTGGTGCGGCATGGCCAAGTTGAAAAAATCAACCCCATTCTTGAACATTTCGATAAAACGCATCCGGATATTTCTGCTGTGGTCATGGCTGGGGCTGACGGGAAAACCGTTGGGGCTTCTTCGACCAAAATTATGGTAGATGTTTCTGATCGGGAATATTTTATTAAGGCCCGTGCTGGCGAAGCTTTTGTGACGAATGTTCTTATCGGAAGAACGTCTGGAAAGCCCATCATTATTTTTTCTCATCCGGTAAAACGATTGGATGGCTCTTTCGGTGGTGTTGTCTTTCTTGCTTCCCGTTTGACGGCAATTGACGATCTCATGAATAATCTCAGATTTGGCGAGACTGGAGAAACGTACCTTTTGAACCGGGAAGGGTACATGCTGACCGAATCCCGTTATCAGGGGGAGTTGCGGAGGCAGGGCAGAATTCAGACGACGGCAATCATGACGATCAAGAACAATTCTGACGTGCTTCGTACCGGACTGATCGGGAAACAACCGACCAAACCGTATCGTGATTATAGGGGGGTTAAGGTTTTGGGAGCCAGCCAATGGACCAAGGACGGCACATGGCTCATTGTTTCCGAGATTGGTTATAGCGAAGCGATCGGCCCGTTATATCCTTTCCTTTGGACGATTATTGGTGGTTTTTTTATTTCCATAGCCATCTTGAGCCCAGTCTTTTTGCGTTTGGCTCGTTCCATCACGCAGCCTTTGGCTCGTATCAGTGAAATCTCATTACGAATGACTCGTGGAGAATATGATCAGACGTGTTTTGATGTTTTTCCATACTCTCCCCCTCAAGAGATTGATAACCTTGTAGAAGCTTTTTGTGCCATGCAGGCGAAAGTCGATGAAACTGTTCAGGAATTGGAGACGTCTGCTGTTACCGATCAATTGACAGGGCTGCCCAATAGACGTTTTTTGATGAAGGAGGGCGCGCGTTTGGTGGATATCGCCATTCGTGCCAAACAGCCGTGTACTCTGTTCATGATGGATATTGATCATTTTAAGAATATCAACGACACCTATGGACATGCGGTTGGCGATATAGTTCTCAAGCAAATAGCACAGGCTTTTCAGGATGTTATTCGTTCATCCGACATCGTTGCTCGTTATGGTGGCGAAGAGTTTGCCGTGGTCGCCCCCGGTTCTGACTTGGAATCAAGTCAGGTCTTGGCCGAACGTCTTCGTCAGGAGGTCGCGGCACATATTTATAACACGGATGAACTCCCGCTGGCCTGCACCATCTCCATCGGTATTGCCCATTACGCCTGGGACATTCGTTTTGGTGTGGACGCCTATGAAGATATGCTGGCCCGGGCCGACAAGGCCTTGTATCAGGCCAAGGACAAAGGCCGTAATAGAGTGGAAATCAACAGGGAATCCGAAGGGTAA